A region from the Variovorax sp. RKNM96 genome encodes:
- the tssG gene encoding type VI secretion system baseplate subunit TssG: MLVRLRDAPWKFGFFAVLRRIGAACSPQPPIGLASRPQQESFRLGQVAALIFAPREIAGAVLPGEPQPALSGAAPLRPGNNPDIPTMRVYGLGLLGPNGPLPLHYTELIRDRVENHNDSTLADFLDLFHHRYLTHMYRAWAQSQAAAGLDRAEDESFSRYIARLTGHDPLEIRDSALPAHARLAASTHLTREARNPDGLAATLARFFAVPVQLQEFVLHWIRIDDEDRSRLGLARASSVMAVGAIAGEVVADRQNKFRLVIGPLTLDQYLRFTPHGRDLPLLVEWVRGFIGHEFVWEVELRLRNDSTPPARLDESEKLGWSTWLGGPEGCAAQVVGFTVGMVFEPEQYIGARHRSDAGFTQPVH, from the coding sequence ATGCTCGTGCGATTGCGCGATGCTCCCTGGAAATTCGGCTTCTTTGCCGTGCTGAGACGCATCGGTGCTGCTTGCTCTCCACAGCCCCCGATCGGGCTCGCCAGCCGTCCTCAGCAGGAATCTTTTCGACTGGGACAGGTGGCGGCATTGATATTCGCGCCGCGCGAAATTGCCGGCGCCGTGCTGCCGGGCGAGCCGCAACCGGCCCTTTCAGGAGCGGCGCCGCTGCGCCCGGGAAACAATCCGGATATCCCCACGATGCGCGTGTACGGCCTGGGCCTGCTGGGCCCCAACGGGCCACTGCCGCTGCACTACACGGAGCTGATTCGAGATCGTGTCGAGAACCACAACGACAGCACGCTGGCGGATTTCCTGGATCTTTTCCACCACCGCTACCTGACGCACATGTACCGCGCGTGGGCGCAGAGCCAGGCAGCGGCGGGGCTGGACCGTGCCGAGGACGAGTCATTCAGTCGCTATATCGCTCGCCTCACGGGACACGACCCGCTGGAGATCCGCGATTCGGCATTGCCCGCGCATGCCCGCCTCGCGGCCTCGACGCACTTGACGCGGGAGGCCCGCAACCCTGACGGATTGGCCGCCACGTTGGCCCGCTTCTTCGCGGTCCCCGTCCAACTCCAGGAGTTCGTGCTGCATTGGATCCGCATCGACGACGAAGACCGGAGCCGCCTGGGCCTGGCACGCGCTTCCAGCGTCATGGCGGTGGGGGCGATTGCGGGAGAGGTCGTGGCCGATCGGCAGAACAAGTTCCGCCTGGTGATCGGCCCATTGACGCTCGACCAGTACCTGCGCTTCACCCCCCACGGGCGAGACCTCCCGTTGCTCGTCGAATGGGTGCGAGGTTTCATTGGTCACGAGTTTGTCTGGGAGGTCGAGCTGCGTCTGCGCAACGACAGCACGCCGCCCGCCCGGCTCGACGAATCGGAAAAGCTCGGATGGTCCACATGGCTCGGCGGCCCGGAAGGCTGCGCCGCACAAGTTGTCGGCTTCACCGTGGGAATGGTGTTCGAGCCTGAGCAATACATCGGCGCGCGCCATCGCAGCGATGCCGGGTTCACCCAGCCCGTTCATTGA
- a CDS encoding TagK domain-containing protein has translation MNTRNPHAGNAHVAPLVLRLTHSGGEARYGTMSIPPAGAGMADILHLCSEHQSVGQWGVANLCRIAWCDEAGGWQLSNGSYTLMCACNGKRVQAGAVVPVAVGDTLEVGLLRFVLEQGAGEAPERMHGALETQEGQLTVPEDGGLGAALPRVFDLYDLNGEGNADGRRIDPLVDPFGALDIAGARSRPAADTLAALLDERPRLEARTTHSAGPPLDAGPAGVLLDALHEEFVRVVQDPSQLSGHTLWEGFAALGAEAALTLEELSRRAEPYPLLRDILLPREGIDQIIEAFEPLARSELLDPEPSQDVLGMFAPELAREAKVPLPSLTRREHHDLSPDSHVRIGSRHDGDSEGVL, from the coding sequence ATGAACACCCGCAATCCTCACGCGGGGAACGCCCATGTGGCTCCTTTGGTTCTTCGCCTCACCCACAGTGGCGGCGAGGCGCGATACGGAACCATGTCGATTCCGCCGGCCGGCGCGGGCATGGCCGATATCCTCCACCTGTGCAGTGAGCACCAGAGCGTTGGTCAATGGGGTGTTGCCAATCTGTGTCGTATTGCCTGGTGCGACGAAGCCGGGGGATGGCAACTGAGCAATGGCAGCTACACGCTGATGTGCGCGTGCAATGGCAAGCGAGTCCAGGCCGGCGCGGTGGTGCCTGTCGCGGTGGGAGATACGCTCGAAGTGGGGCTGCTGCGCTTCGTGCTGGAGCAGGGGGCGGGAGAGGCGCCCGAACGGATGCATGGGGCCCTCGAAACGCAAGAGGGCCAACTGACCGTGCCCGAAGACGGGGGCCTCGGGGCTGCCTTGCCGCGAGTCTTCGATCTGTACGACCTGAATGGTGAAGGCAACGCCGACGGCCGGCGAATCGACCCCCTCGTCGATCCTTTCGGCGCGCTCGACATCGCGGGGGCGAGGTCTCGCCCCGCCGCGGACACCTTGGCCGCATTGCTTGACGAAAGGCCGCGCCTCGAAGCGCGAACCACGCATTCCGCTGGCCCGCCACTCGATGCCGGACCTGCAGGCGTCCTGCTGGACGCATTGCACGAAGAATTCGTGCGCGTGGTTCAGGATCCCAGTCAGCTTTCCGGTCACACCCTTTGGGAAGGATTTGCGGCTCTCGGTGCCGAGGCCGCGCTTACGCTGGAAGAGTTGAGCAGGAGGGCCGAGCCGTATCCCTTGCTGCGCGACATCCTGCTGCCGCGCGAAGGCATCGACCAGATCATCGAGGCGTTCGAACCGCTTGCGAGATCGGAACTTCTCGATCCGGAGCCCTCGCAAGACGTGCTGGGCATGTTCGCGCCGGAGCTTGCCCGCGAAGCCAAGGTCCCGTTACCCAGTCTGACGCGGCGCGAGCATCACGATCTCTCTCCGGACAGCCATGTCCGGATCGGTTCGCGGCACGATGGCGACAGTGAGGGCGTCTTGTGA
- the tagF gene encoding type VI secretion system-associated protein TagF, whose amino-acid sequence MLARLIASCRASAPAIWGKLPGHADFVHSGVRPGEAEAWTQWLAEHGLDADVGIATRAMSVPVAFALPPGTLPFARQRFVLGVIAPSVDRAGRPHPLVIYQQESPRRAMRHFEAQLRQPLDWQFWLARAVARHARISRTDIQALEITVRALRTESRELEKDFSVQRVRWLQALLDQQTGPALSDDPAAELHGVRHLPWADWPHRLQGARAESAFWQQDANGRFIGAANRLQKLWSVLP is encoded by the coding sequence ATGCTCGCAAGACTGATCGCTTCCTGCCGCGCGTCCGCACCAGCCATCTGGGGCAAGCTGCCGGGGCACGCAGATTTCGTGCACAGCGGCGTGCGGCCCGGCGAAGCGGAGGCCTGGACGCAATGGCTCGCGGAGCACGGCCTCGACGCGGACGTTGGCATCGCCACGAGGGCAATGTCGGTGCCGGTCGCTTTCGCACTACCGCCCGGCACCTTGCCGTTTGCGCGGCAACGGTTTGTGCTTGGCGTGATTGCGCCGTCCGTCGACAGGGCAGGGCGGCCTCATCCCCTGGTGATCTATCAGCAGGAGTCTCCGCGCCGGGCCATGCGGCATTTCGAGGCGCAGCTTCGTCAGCCGCTCGATTGGCAGTTCTGGCTTGCACGCGCCGTCGCCCGCCACGCACGCATCAGCCGTACCGACATTCAGGCCCTGGAGATCACGGTGCGCGCACTGCGGACGGAAAGCCGCGAACTGGAAAAAGACTTCTCCGTGCAGCGAGTTCGCTGGTTGCAAGCCTTGCTCGATCAGCAGACAGGCCCGGCCCTCAGCGACGATCCCGCGGCCGAACTGCATGGTGTCCGTCATCTTCCCTGGGCCGATTGGCCGCACCGCCTGCAAGGTGCGCGTGCCGAAAGCGCGTTCTGGCAACAGGACGCCAACGGTCGATTCATCGGCGCGGCCAACAGGCTGCAAAAATTGTGGAGCGTCTTGCCATGA
- the clpA gene encoding ATP-dependent Clp protease ATP-binding subunit ClpA has product MIAQELEVSLHMAFVEARQQRHEFITVEHLLLALLDNPSAAEVLRACSANVDDLRASLTNFIKDNTPQVAGTDDVDTQPTLGFQRVIQRAIMHVQSTGNGKKEVTGANVLVAIFGEKDSHAVYYLHQQGVTRLDVVNFIAHGIKKSDPPEAVKGSGEAPQGEGEEGGGERNEKASPLEQFTQNLNQLAKDGKIDPLIGREYEVERVIQILCRRRKNNPLLVGEAGVGKTAIAEGLAWRITQGDVPEILAEAQVYSLDMGALLAGTKYRGDFEQRLKGVLKSLKDKPNAVLFIDEIHTLIGAGAASGGTLDASNLLKPALSSGQLKCIGATTFTEYRGIFEKDAALSRRFQKVDVVEPSVQETVDILKGLKSRFEEHHGVKYAVAALQAAAELSAKYINDRHLPDKAIDVIDEAGAAQRILPPSKRKKTISKTEVEEIVAKIARIPPANVSNDDRSKLQTIERDLKSVVFGQDKALEVLASAVKMARSGLGKGDKPIGSFLFSGPTGVGKTEAAKQLAYIMGIELIRFDMSEYMERHAVSRLIGAPPGYVGFDQGGLLTEAVTKKPHSVLLLDEIEKAHPDIFNVLLQVMDHGTLTDNNGRKADFRNVIIIMTTNAGAETMNKATIGFTNPRQAGDEMGDIKRLFSPEFRNRLDAIVNFKALDENIILRVVDKFLLQLETQLAEKKVEVTFSDKLRKHLAKKGFDPLMGARPMQRLIQDTIRRALADELLFGRLTDGGRLEVDLDDKDEVLLDIQPLPKKEGKSKPEAEEAATG; this is encoded by the coding sequence ATGATTGCCCAGGAACTGGAAGTCAGCTTGCACATGGCCTTCGTCGAGGCCCGGCAGCAGCGCCACGAGTTCATCACCGTGGAGCATCTACTGCTCGCTTTGCTGGACAACCCGAGCGCCGCAGAAGTTCTGCGCGCCTGCTCGGCGAACGTCGACGACCTTCGGGCGTCGCTCACCAACTTCATCAAGGACAACACGCCGCAAGTGGCGGGTACCGACGATGTAGACACCCAGCCCACGCTGGGTTTCCAGCGCGTGATCCAGCGCGCCATCATGCATGTGCAGTCCACCGGCAACGGCAAGAAGGAAGTCACCGGCGCCAACGTGCTGGTCGCGATCTTCGGTGAGAAGGACTCGCACGCGGTCTACTACCTGCACCAGCAGGGCGTGACCCGCCTCGACGTGGTGAACTTCATTGCCCACGGCATCAAGAAGAGCGATCCGCCCGAAGCCGTCAAGGGCAGCGGCGAAGCACCTCAAGGTGAAGGCGAAGAGGGCGGCGGCGAACGCAACGAGAAGGCATCGCCGCTCGAGCAGTTCACCCAAAACCTCAACCAGCTCGCCAAGGACGGCAAGATCGATCCGCTGATCGGCCGAGAATACGAGGTCGAGCGCGTCATCCAGATCCTGTGCCGCCGGCGCAAGAACAACCCGCTGCTCGTGGGCGAGGCCGGCGTTGGCAAGACTGCGATTGCGGAAGGCCTGGCATGGCGCATCACCCAGGGCGACGTGCCCGAGATCCTCGCCGAGGCGCAGGTCTACTCGCTCGACATGGGCGCATTGCTGGCCGGCACCAAGTACCGCGGCGATTTCGAGCAGCGCCTGAAGGGGGTGCTCAAGTCGCTGAAGGACAAGCCGAACGCCGTGCTCTTCATCGACGAAATCCACACGCTGATCGGTGCGGGCGCAGCCTCGGGCGGCACGCTCGATGCGTCGAACCTGCTGAAGCCCGCGCTCTCGAGCGGCCAGCTCAAGTGCATCGGTGCGACCACGTTCACCGAATACCGCGGCATCTTCGAGAAGGATGCGGCCCTGTCGCGTCGCTTCCAGAAGGTCGACGTGGTCGAGCCGTCGGTGCAGGAAACCGTCGACATCCTGAAGGGCCTGAAGTCGCGCTTCGAGGAACACCATGGCGTGAAGTACGCGGTGGCCGCCCTGCAAGCTGCCGCCGAGTTGAGCGCCAAGTACATCAATGACCGTCACCTGCCCGACAAGGCGATCGACGTCATCGACGAAGCCGGTGCCGCCCAGCGCATCCTGCCGCCGAGCAAGCGCAAGAAGACCATCAGCAAGACCGAGGTCGAGGAAATTGTGGCGAAGATCGCGCGCATTCCCCCGGCCAACGTCAGCAACGACGACCGCAGCAAGCTGCAGACGATCGAGCGCGACTTGAAGAGCGTGGTGTTCGGCCAGGACAAGGCACTCGAAGTGCTGGCCTCCGCGGTCAAGATGGCGCGTTCGGGCCTGGGCAAGGGCGACAAGCCGATCGGCTCGTTCCTGTTCTCCGGCCCCACGGGCGTCGGCAAGACCGAAGCGGCCAAGCAGCTTGCCTACATCATGGGCATCGAGCTGATCCGCTTCGACATGTCGGAGTACATGGAGCGTCACGCGGTGAGCCGCCTGATCGGCGCGCCTCCGGGCTACGTCGGTTTCGACCAGGGCGGTCTCTTGACCGAAGCCGTCACGAAGAAGCCGCATTCGGTGCTGCTGCTCGACGAAATCGAGAAGGCGCATCCGGACATCTTCAACGTGCTGCTGCAGGTGATGGACCATGGCACGCTGACCGACAACAACGGGCGCAAGGCCGACTTCCGCAACGTCATCATCATCATGACGACGAATGCGGGTGCCGAGACCATGAACAAGGCGACCATCGGCTTCACCAACCCGCGGCAGGCGGGCGACGAAATGGGCGACATCAAGCGTCTGTTCTCGCCCGAGTTCCGCAACCGGCTGGACGCCATCGTCAACTTCAAGGCGCTCGACGAGAACATCATCCTGCGCGTGGTCGACAAGTTCCTGCTGCAGCTCGAAACGCAGCTGGCCGAGAAGAAGGTGGAAGTCACCTTCAGCGACAAGCTGCGCAAGCACCTGGCGAAGAAGGGCTTCGATCCGCTGATGGGCGCGCGTCCGATGCAGCGGCTGATCCAGGACACGATCCGTCGTGCACTGGCCGACGAACTGCTCTTCGGTCGCCTGACCGACGGCGGGCGCCTCGAAGTCGACCTCGACGACAAGGACGAAGTGCTGTTGGACATCCAGCCGCTGCCGAAGAAGGAAGGCAAGTCCAAGCCCGAGGCTGAAGAGGCTGCAACCGGTTGA
- a CDS encoding type VI secretion system ImpA family N-terminal domain-containing protein has translation MTYVARPLVPAIELEPLTARDPCGPSLEYDAEYAVLLSRMSPRVDAQYGQFVGTPEAPNWAEIERDCRRLLLRTRDINLFVWLCRARARVAQAAGLAQSLAVLSEVLERWPDAVHPQLVVEGEHDPAVRANALAALADPDGLLGDVREIVVSANAARHLTVREIERAWSVPRPVGAPSPESVAWQLAQLRLASNGDAEAPVNLLSQASRAARQIAAWAVRHLGGDAPSLQALIDLLKPFDDIDAIPSAEPAASNESAECPSASGLTARDDVLQTIRSAREWFEIHEPSSPVAVLLKQAERMVGRRFAQVANAIPLDLLQKWDSEGERA, from the coding sequence ATGACCTACGTTGCCAGACCCCTCGTGCCGGCCATCGAGCTCGAACCCTTGACCGCCAGGGATCCTTGCGGCCCCAGCCTCGAATACGACGCGGAATACGCCGTGCTGCTCTCGCGCATGTCACCGCGCGTCGACGCGCAATACGGGCAGTTCGTCGGAACGCCGGAAGCGCCGAACTGGGCCGAGATCGAGCGCGATTGCCGCCGCCTGCTGCTGCGGACCCGGGACATCAACCTCTTCGTCTGGCTGTGCCGGGCGCGCGCGAGGGTGGCGCAGGCCGCAGGGCTTGCGCAGTCATTGGCCGTGCTCTCGGAGGTGCTGGAGCGCTGGCCCGACGCGGTGCATCCGCAGCTCGTTGTGGAAGGGGAGCACGATCCGGCCGTGCGCGCCAACGCCCTGGCGGCGCTGGCGGATCCTGATGGATTGCTGGGTGATGTGCGGGAGATCGTCGTCTCCGCCAACGCCGCCAGGCACTTGACGGTGCGTGAGATCGAGCGTGCCTGGTCGGTGCCGCGTCCGGTCGGTGCGCCGAGTCCTGAATCCGTCGCCTGGCAGCTGGCCCAGTTGCGTCTAGCCTCGAACGGAGATGCCGAGGCGCCGGTGAACCTGTTGTCGCAGGCGTCGCGCGCAGCTCGGCAGATCGCTGCCTGGGCGGTACGTCACCTGGGCGGGGACGCGCCTTCGCTTCAGGCGCTGATCGACCTCCTGAAGCCCTTCGACGACATCGACGCGATTCCCAGTGCCGAGCCCGCCGCATCGAATGAAAGCGCCGAGTGCCCCAGCGCTTCCGGCCTGACTGCACGCGACGATGTCCTTCAAACCATCCGCAGTGCACGCGAGTGGTTTGAAATCCACGAGCCCAGCAGCCCGGTGGCGGTGTTGCTCAAGCAGGCCGAGCGCATGGTCGGCCGGCGTTTTGCGCAGGTGGCCAATGCCATTCCGCTCGATCTGTTGCAGAAATGGGACTCCGAAGGGGAGCGTGCTTGA
- the clpS gene encoding ATP-dependent Clp protease adapter ClpS: MATRIPKTPPTPPAQKPAGDDGDSVVLERRPQKTAPPQMYQVVMLNDDYTPMEFVIVVLQEYFSKDRETATQIMLKIHLDGRGVCGVYSRDMAATKVNQVMEAAQQAGHPLQCVSEPVA, from the coding sequence ATGGCAACGAGAATTCCCAAGACTCCACCCACCCCTCCGGCCCAAAAACCGGCCGGGGATGACGGAGATTCGGTCGTTCTGGAGCGCCGGCCGCAGAAAACTGCGCCGCCCCAGATGTACCAGGTGGTCATGCTGAACGATGACTACACCCCCATGGAGTTCGTGATCGTGGTGCTGCAGGAGTACTTCAGCAAAGACCGCGAAACCGCGACGCAGATCATGTTGAAAATCCATCTCGATGGCCGCGGCGTCTGTGGGGTCTATTCCCGCGACATGGCAGCCACCAAGGTGAATCAGGTCATGGAGGCCGCGCAGCAGGCTGGGCACCCGCTGCAATGTGTCAGTGAGCCAGTTGCGTGA
- the tssM gene encoding type VI secretion system membrane subunit TssM, with translation MQYLKQFLAFIFSRQMLAFVAMVLLAMAIWFFGPLLAVDGLRPLASVGVRVAFIVLLLVLGILWLVSGPYSLVGVAAMCLLLWQAGPLLDIGAAKPLASVGVRVAIIGGILLLYALYWLHRFWQALRNNEDLLAKVLSFGRDAGKDETGREEIKTVTAAVHRALVQLKGLRGRGGLRRLLEGNRYLYELPWYMVIGSASAGKTTALLNAGLQFPLARQMGNASKRVVFKSEGGTLHCDWWFANEAVFIDTAGRYTTQERNPVTDPVEWRAFLGLLRKHRTRAPLNGVIVALDAAELLTMTEMERAEHTSLVHDRLTELRQELGIRFPVYVVVTKMDLLRGFSEYFQSLTSEGRMQAWGFALPFHGMKNTRAGMQARDTFRAQMEAELALLKDRLADGLRARLNEEFDVERRKRLFALPKELAGLAVPLMPMLDQIFLVSRFDKTQLHDTLRGVYFTSGVQAHMELPADPGTLIQRLQRSLGLSPAPNPHAAGTASGQGQQGFFLQELLTKVIIPEAHLVRPNLRWEFRFRLLRLMGHALAFVIFMWLAGALAVSYGNNRRYLDTVGQRTDVLAGQVRALYGSFKPAGVPDVLNGARELPGYSGLDIDNPPGSFRYGLYSVSPVLAVTGETYARLQDHTLLPTILQRMETVLAQSMKDGDAKTAYETLRVYKLLHDKDRYMKGGARDIRNWVLKDWEHADSAVAFGGRASMAGHATALFAGERPVQSASLPNEVLVRAVQDFLNSNTSTQRVYERAKAAMLSEAPQEFTLVRAVGPQAGTVFSRAGGLPLEKGVPGLFTYDGYHDVFSKRLPEFVGQAIDDDAWVMGRNASAVLDAAARKLQNDRFLDDIRRQYLSEYAQQWEAFLESIRTVGGGDTTGTSLGFDLSVLRQFAAPDSPLARLARAAARETTLSRPLVVRAQEEKGFLDKASDELSKQTSAIGRNLGIRAEERLEKEIVDNRFAALREVVTGQPDIGAGNTGAAGAKPGLESISGLVNEFYTLLVVADTALTAGSLPPGGSEVGARLKLEAGKLPAPFREVLAALATSGGDKVALGSTGILRNQAQQQLDRIMGLMAMQVSEPCKRGVEGRYPLAAVAQDASIEDFTLVFAASGAADEFFNKYLASYVDTSVRPWRYKDPNAVQTLAGAEGVAGGGAPAPATTGPTLLGELLKLLAQSGPNLDAFYRAQQIRDLFFRDAGGKKLAWKMDLQVLELEPSITDLIIDIDGQGQRYIHGPVQAFTVRWPGPRGGAMAEITANPRISGLTSTFMANGPWALFRLLEKGRIVNTATPGRLSVEYSFDGRKALIDINAGSQPNPLNSDVLKGFRCPGRAA, from the coding sequence ATGCAATACCTCAAACAGTTCCTGGCGTTTATTTTTTCCCGGCAGATGCTGGCCTTTGTCGCCATGGTGCTGCTGGCCATGGCGATCTGGTTCTTCGGTCCCTTGCTGGCCGTGGATGGACTGCGCCCGCTGGCTTCGGTTGGCGTGCGCGTGGCTTTCATCGTGCTGCTGCTGGTGCTTGGCATCCTCTGGCTCGTTTCGGGGCCGTACAGCCTGGTCGGGGTGGCCGCGATGTGCCTGCTGCTTTGGCAGGCGGGACCCTTGCTGGACATCGGTGCAGCGAAGCCGCTCGCGTCGGTTGGGGTGCGTGTAGCGATCATTGGCGGGATCCTGCTGCTGTATGCGTTGTACTGGCTTCATCGCTTCTGGCAGGCCCTGCGCAACAACGAGGACCTGCTTGCAAAGGTCCTGAGCTTCGGAAGGGACGCGGGCAAGGACGAGACGGGCAGGGAAGAGATCAAGACGGTCACCGCCGCGGTCCATCGCGCCTTGGTTCAACTCAAGGGTCTGCGCGGCCGTGGTGGATTGCGTCGTCTGCTCGAAGGCAATCGCTATCTGTACGAGCTGCCCTGGTACATGGTCATCGGCAGCGCCAGCGCGGGGAAAACCACGGCGCTGCTCAACGCCGGGCTGCAGTTTCCCCTGGCGCGCCAGATGGGCAATGCTTCGAAGCGCGTGGTGTTCAAGTCGGAAGGCGGCACGCTGCATTGCGACTGGTGGTTTGCCAACGAGGCTGTGTTCATCGACACGGCAGGCCGTTACACCACGCAGGAGCGCAATCCCGTGACCGATCCGGTCGAGTGGCGCGCTTTCCTCGGTCTGCTTCGCAAACACCGCACGCGTGCCCCGCTCAATGGCGTGATCGTTGCGCTCGATGCGGCTGAGCTGCTGACCATGACCGAGATGGAGCGCGCCGAGCATACGAGCCTGGTGCACGATCGTCTGACCGAATTGCGCCAGGAGTTGGGCATTCGCTTTCCCGTCTACGTGGTCGTCACGAAGATGGATCTGCTGCGGGGTTTCAGCGAATATTTTCAATCACTCACCAGCGAAGGGCGCATGCAGGCCTGGGGCTTCGCGCTGCCATTCCACGGCATGAAGAACACGCGGGCCGGCATGCAGGCCCGAGACACCTTCCGCGCGCAGATGGAAGCGGAGCTTGCATTGCTCAAGGACCGGTTGGCCGATGGTCTGCGCGCGCGGCTGAATGAAGAGTTCGATGTCGAGCGCCGCAAGCGCCTCTTCGCGCTGCCGAAGGAGCTGGCCGGATTGGCGGTACCGTTGATGCCGATGCTGGACCAGATCTTTCTCGTCTCGCGTTTCGACAAGACCCAGTTGCACGACACGCTGCGCGGCGTGTACTTCACGAGCGGTGTGCAAGCCCATATGGAACTGCCCGCCGATCCCGGGACGCTGATCCAGCGACTGCAACGCAGCCTCGGCCTGTCGCCAGCCCCGAACCCGCATGCCGCCGGCACGGCGTCCGGACAGGGGCAGCAAGGGTTCTTTCTCCAGGAGCTGCTGACCAAGGTCATCATCCCGGAAGCCCACTTGGTGAGGCCCAATCTGCGCTGGGAATTCCGGTTCCGGCTGCTGCGCCTGATGGGGCATGCCCTGGCGTTCGTGATCTTCATGTGGCTGGCCGGCGCGCTGGCAGTGAGCTACGGCAACAACCGCCGATACCTGGACACTGTCGGCCAGCGCACGGATGTGCTCGCCGGCCAGGTGCGCGCGCTGTACGGCAGCTTCAAGCCGGCAGGCGTGCCGGACGTGCTCAACGGTGCGCGCGAGTTGCCCGGCTACTCCGGTCTTGACATCGACAACCCGCCGGGCAGCTTTCGCTACGGGCTGTACAGCGTGTCGCCGGTGCTGGCCGTGACTGGCGAAACCTATGCCCGGCTGCAGGACCACACCCTGCTGCCGACCATCCTCCAGCGCATGGAGACCGTGCTGGCGCAGAGCATGAAGGATGGCGACGCCAAGACTGCCTATGAAACCTTGCGCGTCTACAAGCTCCTGCACGACAAGGACAGGTACATGAAAGGAGGCGCTCGGGACATTCGCAACTGGGTTCTCAAGGACTGGGAGCATGCCGACAGTGCTGTTGCCTTCGGCGGACGCGCTTCGATGGCTGGCCATGCAACGGCGCTCTTTGCCGGCGAACGCCCGGTGCAGTCGGCATCGCTGCCGAACGAGGTGCTTGTTCGCGCGGTGCAGGATTTCCTGAACAGCAACACCTCGACGCAGCGCGTCTACGAGCGCGCCAAGGCGGCGATGCTGTCGGAAGCTCCCCAGGAATTCACGTTGGTCCGGGCGGTCGGGCCGCAAGCCGGCACGGTGTTTTCCCGTGCCGGTGGTCTGCCTCTCGAAAAAGGAGTGCCGGGCCTTTTCACCTATGACGGATACCACGACGTCTTCAGCAAGCGGCTGCCGGAATTCGTCGGACAAGCCATTGACGACGACGCGTGGGTCATGGGGCGCAATGCCTCGGCAGTGCTCGATGCTGCCGCTCGCAAATTGCAGAACGATCGGTTCCTTGATGACATCCGTCGTCAATACCTGAGCGAATATGCCCAGCAGTGGGAAGCCTTTCTCGAATCGATCCGCACGGTCGGGGGCGGCGACACCACCGGCACCAGCCTGGGGTTCGACCTGAGCGTGCTGCGGCAATTTGCCGCGCCCGATTCACCTCTGGCGCGACTGGCGCGCGCGGCGGCGCGAGAGACCACGCTGTCGCGTCCGCTGGTTGTGCGCGCCCAGGAAGAAAAGGGGTTTCTCGACAAGGCCTCCGATGAGTTGAGCAAGCAGACCAGCGCGATCGGCCGGAACCTCGGCATTCGCGCAGAGGAACGACTCGAAAAGGAAATCGTCGACAACCGCTTTGCCGCGCTGCGCGAGGTGGTGACAGGGCAGCCCGACATCGGCGCAGGAAATACCGGCGCTGCCGGCGCCAAGCCGGGACTCGAAAGCATCTCGGGCCTCGTGAATGAGTTCTACACGCTGTTGGTCGTGGCCGATACCGCGCTGACGGCGGGCAGCCTGCCGCCCGGAGGCTCCGAAGTCGGTGCGCGGCTGAAACTGGAAGCCGGGAAACTCCCCGCGCCGTTTCGCGAGGTGTTGGCCGCGTTGGCCACGAGTGGCGGTGACAAGGTGGCGCTCGGTTCCACCGGCATCTTGCGAAACCAGGCTCAACAGCAGCTCGATCGCATCATGGGCCTGATGGCGATGCAGGTCAGCGAACCGTGCAAGCGCGGCGTGGAGGGGCGCTATCCGCTGGCTGCAGTGGCGCAGGATGCATCCATCGAGGACTTCACGCTGGTCTTCGCCGCGAGCGGCGCCGCGGACGAGTTCTTCAACAAGTACCTGGCTTCATACGTCGATACCAGCGTGCGCCCGTGGCGCTACAAGGATCCGAATGCGGTTCAAACCCTTGCCGGTGCGGAGGGCGTTGCCGGCGGAGGGGCGCCGGCACCCGCGACCACGGGCCCGACATTGCTTGGTGAGCTGCTCAAGCTGCTGGCCCAGAGCGGGCCGAACCTCGATGCCTTCTACCGCGCGCAACAGATCCGCGATCTTTTCTTCCGTGATGCGGGCGGCAAGAAACTGGCGTGGAAGATGGATCTGCAGGTGCTTGAACTGGAGCCCAGCATCACCGACCTGATCATCGACATCGACGGGCAAGGCCAGCGCTATATCCACGGTCCGGTACAGGCGTTCACCGTCCGCTGGCCGGGGCCGCGCGGCGGCGCGATGGCGGAGATCACGGCCAATCCGCGAATCTCGGGTCTTACCTCGACATTCATGGCCAACGGGCCGTGGGCGTTGTTCCGCTTGCTCGAAAAGGGGCGCATCGTGAACACGGCGACACCGGGGCGGTTGAGCGTCGAGTACTCGTTCGACGGCCGCAAGGCGTTGATCGACATCAACGCCGGCAGCCAGCCCAACCCACTCAACAGTGATGTGCTCAAGGGCTTTCGCTGTCCGGGACGAGCGGCCTGA